A genomic window from Corynebacterium fournieri includes:
- a CDS encoding YifB family Mg chelatase-like AAA ATPase — MALASTMSATVEGVAARLVTVEANVGAGLPGMHMVGLGDAAVKESRERIRTAVANSALPWPRTKIMVSLSPAHLPKAGSHFDLPIALAVLGSLDPRVEPTLQTTMFCGELALDGTLRRAEGVLPMLLAALHNGEGGIGTIVVPRANAAEAALLGRRNIVVADSLLQVWKWAAGEAQLEHATAPAAVTAPPAAPDFRDLAGMSEEREALQVAAAGGHHVMMIGPPGSGKSMLAERIPSILPAMDVAEMVEVTAIHSAAGVSGGGVVASRPFIAPHPSLTRAALIGGGSGIPTPGAVSQAHRGVLFLDEASEIAAPVLDALRIPLEKREVRLARARREVVYPADFQLVLAANPCACQRIKGQCVCKSTQLARHLSNLSGPLKDRLDVFITTSGETKVLSPDGVEPSSVIAQRVAVARERAAARWAQAGLEESVNARVPATVIRRHFPARESAMALLQSHLVDGVITQRGVDKCLKLAWTLADLEQEDQPDIDHAYRAVQMRAAQLQQEVA; from the coding sequence ATGGCGCTTGCTAGCACGATGAGCGCCACCGTGGAAGGGGTTGCCGCCCGCTTGGTCACGGTTGAGGCGAATGTGGGGGCGGGCCTGCCGGGGATGCACATGGTGGGGTTGGGCGACGCGGCGGTCAAGGAATCTCGCGAGCGTATCCGCACGGCGGTGGCAAACTCCGCGCTGCCGTGGCCGCGCACGAAGATCATGGTGTCGCTGTCTCCCGCACACCTGCCAAAGGCCGGTTCGCACTTCGACTTACCCATCGCCCTCGCGGTGCTGGGCAGCCTTGATCCGCGGGTTGAGCCCACGTTGCAAACCACAATGTTTTGCGGCGAGCTCGCGCTGGACGGCACTTTGCGACGGGCCGAAGGCGTCCTGCCCATGCTCCTTGCAGCACTGCACAACGGCGAGGGCGGAATCGGCACCATCGTCGTGCCGCGGGCGAACGCCGCGGAGGCAGCCCTGCTCGGCCGCCGGAATATTGTGGTGGCGGATTCGCTGCTCCAGGTCTGGAAGTGGGCCGCAGGCGAGGCGCAGCTCGAGCACGCTACCGCGCCAGCGGCTGTAACCGCGCCGCCCGCCGCTCCCGATTTCCGGGATCTCGCGGGCATGTCCGAGGAACGCGAGGCGCTTCAGGTCGCCGCCGCGGGCGGGCACCACGTGATGATGATCGGCCCTCCCGGCTCCGGCAAGTCCATGCTGGCGGAGCGCATCCCTTCAATTCTGCCCGCGATGGATGTGGCAGAGATGGTCGAGGTCACCGCCATCCACTCCGCGGCGGGGGTGTCCGGAGGCGGGGTCGTTGCCTCGCGGCCGTTTATCGCGCCGCACCCGTCGCTGACCCGCGCCGCGTTGATCGGCGGCGGCAGCGGCATCCCCACGCCGGGGGCAGTGAGCCAGGCTCACCGCGGGGTGTTGTTTTTGGACGAGGCCTCCGAGATTGCGGCGCCGGTGCTCGACGCGCTTCGCATCCCGCTAGAAAAGCGCGAGGTGCGGCTGGCTCGAGCTCGCAGGGAGGTGGTCTACCCGGCCGATTTCCAGCTGGTGCTGGCGGCGAACCCGTGCGCGTGCCAGCGCATCAAAGGTCAATGCGTGTGCAAGTCGACGCAGCTCGCCCGGCACTTGAGCAACCTCTCCGGCCCGCTGAAGGACCGGCTGGACGTGTTCATCACCACCTCGGGCGAGACAAAGGTGCTCAGCCCGGATGGGGTGGAGCCCTCGAGTGTGATTGCCCAGCGCGTCGCTGTGGCGCGTGAGCGTGCCGCTGCCCGGTGGGCGCAGGCGGGGTTGGAAGAGTCCGTCAACGCCCGGGTGCCGGCGACAGTGATCAGGCGCCACTTCCCGGCCCGCGAATCGGCGATGGCGCTGCTGCAGTCCCACTTGGTAGATGGAGTGATCACGCAGCGGGGCGTGGATAAGTGCCTGAAGCTCGCCTGGACGTTGGCGGACCTGGAGCAGGAGGACCAGCCCGACATCGACCACGCCTACCGGGCAGTGCAGATGCGCGCGGCGCAACTGCAGCAGGAGGTGGCGTAG
- a CDS encoding YraN family protein — MDYKAQDALGKAGEHAAIRWYEQEGYTLLGRRQRMRAGEIDAVVEAEDGTVVFVEVKARRGSAFGAAEAVGEKKLRTMRRCAAQWLEQHSGGEFRPIRFDVVEVVRDGEDFVLRRFPGVEDGAC; from the coding sequence GTGGACTATAAAGCCCAGGACGCGCTGGGCAAGGCGGGGGAGCACGCCGCCATCAGGTGGTACGAACAGGAGGGATACACCCTCCTCGGGCGCAGGCAGCGCATGCGCGCCGGCGAAATCGATGCCGTGGTGGAGGCCGAAGACGGCACCGTGGTGTTCGTGGAGGTCAAAGCGCGCCGCGGCAGCGCCTTCGGTGCCGCTGAAGCTGTGGGGGAGAAGAAGCTGCGCACGATGCGCCGGTGCGCGGCGCAGTGGTTGGAGCAGCACTCTGGCGGCGAGTTCCGCCCAATCCGCTTCGACGTGGTGGAGGTGGTCCGCGACGGGGAGGACTTCGTGCTGCGCAGGTTTCCGGGGGTTGAAGATGGCGCTTGCTAG
- a CDS encoding DUF2469 domain-containing protein: MSAEDLDNYEADVELSLYREYRDVASQFSYVVETERRFYLANAVKLIPHTEGGDVYYEVLMSDAWVWDMYRAVRFVRYVRVITYKDVNIEELDKPELTFPE; this comes from the coding sequence ATGAGCGCCGAGGATCTTGACAACTACGAGGCTGACGTCGAGCTTTCCCTCTACCGCGAGTACCGGGACGTGGCCAGCCAGTTCTCCTACGTGGTGGAAACGGAGCGGCGTTTCTACCTGGCCAACGCGGTGAAGTTGATCCCGCACACCGAGGGCGGCGACGTCTACTACGAGGTGCTCATGTCCGACGCGTGGGTGTGGGACATGTACCGTGCGGTGCGTTTCGTGCGCTACGTCCGCGTGATCACGTACAAGGACGTCAACATCGAAGAGCTGGACAAACCGGAGTTGACCTTCCCGGAGTAG
- a CDS encoding ribonuclease HII, with protein MRRLKQLRTYEVALDKAGFGPVAGVDEAGRGACFGPVTIAACVLPPAPQAALEGLTDSKKLTARRREILFDAVVDIAVAFCVVHIPAAEIDRRGIQHANIDGARRAIAGLAVQPGYVLVDAFRIPGLPSPQLPVVGGDYTARCIAAASVLAKVSRDRLVCEMADEYPQYGLEGHKGYSTKVHMDAVRRHGASPQHRYSYANVRDADDFYWQSSMKGHE; from the coding sequence GTGCGCCGCCTGAAGCAGCTGCGCACCTACGAGGTCGCCTTGGACAAGGCCGGCTTCGGCCCGGTCGCTGGGGTGGATGAGGCAGGCCGCGGCGCTTGCTTCGGCCCCGTGACCATCGCCGCGTGCGTGCTTCCGCCGGCCCCGCAGGCGGCGCTCGAGGGGCTCACGGACTCCAAAAAGCTCACCGCGCGCAGGCGCGAGATCCTCTTTGATGCGGTGGTGGATATCGCGGTAGCGTTTTGCGTCGTGCACATCCCAGCGGCCGAGATTGACCGCCGCGGCATCCAGCACGCCAACATCGACGGCGCGCGCCGCGCCATTGCGGGACTGGCGGTGCAGCCGGGCTATGTGCTTGTCGACGCGTTCCGTATCCCCGGCCTGCCCTCACCCCAGCTGCCGGTGGTCGGCGGCGATTACACCGCCCGCTGCATCGCCGCCGCGAGCGTGCTGGCGAAGGTGAGCCGCGACCGGCTGGTGTGCGAGATGGCCGATGAGTATCCCCAGTACGGGTTGGAAGGCCACAAGGGGTATTCCACGAAGGTGCACATGGACGCGGTGCGCCGCCACGGTGCGAGCCCTCAGCACCGTTATAGTTATGCAAACGTCAGGGACGCTGACGACTTCTATTGGCAGTCCAGCATGAAGGGGCACGAATGA
- the lepB gene encoding signal peptidase I, whose product MEIPVVVVLTLLIMFVIQTFIGRLYVIPSASMEPTLHGEAGSGDRIFVEKVSYYFSDPEPGDVIVFAGTDSWNTGFDSNRSSNPVVRGMQEVGSWVGLVPKDENTLVKRIIATGGQTVSCQAGDPAIMVDGKPIDQSYTLQPNFYPVDLTTGSDACGGPYFGPVTVPEGNYFMMGDNRTNSLDSRAHMGDQFEGTIPEENIRGKVKAVVFPVNRMQGVDDPDIQQ is encoded by the coding sequence GTGGAGATCCCGGTCGTGGTCGTGCTGACGCTGCTGATCATGTTCGTGATCCAGACGTTCATCGGCCGCCTCTACGTCATCCCGTCCGCCTCCATGGAGCCCACGCTGCACGGCGAGGCAGGCTCCGGCGACCGCATCTTCGTGGAGAAGGTCAGCTACTACTTCTCTGACCCGGAGCCGGGCGACGTGATCGTCTTCGCCGGCACCGACTCCTGGAACACCGGGTTTGACTCCAATCGTTCCTCCAACCCTGTCGTGCGCGGCATGCAGGAGGTCGGATCCTGGGTCGGCTTAGTGCCGAAGGACGAAAACACTCTGGTCAAGCGCATTATCGCCACCGGTGGACAGACCGTGTCCTGCCAGGCGGGGGACCCGGCGATCATGGTCGACGGCAAGCCGATCGACCAGTCTTACACCCTGCAGCCCAACTTCTACCCAGTGGACCTGACAACGGGCTCCGACGCGTGCGGCGGGCCTTACTTCGGCCCTGTGACGGTGCCGGAGGGCAACTACTTCATGATGGGCGACAACCGCACCAACTCCCTCGACTCCCGCGCGCACATGGGTGACCAGTTCGAGGGCACCATCCCGGAGGAGAACATCCGCGGCAAGGTCAAGGCCGTGGTCTTCCCGGTCAACCGCATGCAGGGCGTGGACGACCCGGACATCCAGCAGTAG
- the rplS gene encoding 50S ribosomal protein L19, with product MSNGIIDLVDAGQLRDDIPDFRPGDTLDVHVKVIEGSVTRTQVFTGFVVRRQGAGIRETFTVRKVSFGIAVERTFPVHSPNIEKIEVVRKGDVRRAKLYYMRNLRGKAARIKERR from the coding sequence ATGAGCAACGGCATCATTGATCTTGTCGACGCAGGCCAGCTGCGCGACGACATCCCGGACTTCCGCCCGGGCGACACCCTCGACGTCCACGTCAAGGTTATCGAGGGTTCTGTGACCCGTACCCAGGTCTTCACCGGCTTCGTCGTGCGCCGTCAGGGCGCTGGCATCCGCGAGACCTTCACCGTGCGCAAGGTCTCCTTCGGTATCGCGGTTGAGCGTACCTTCCCGGTGCACTCCCCGAACATCGAGAAGATCGAGGTTGTGCGCAAGGGCGACGTCCGCCGCGCCAAGCTGTACTACATGCGCAACCTGCGCGGCAAGGCTGCCCGCATCAAGGAGCGCCGCTAG